One genomic region from Microcystis panniformis FACHB-1757 encodes:
- the surE gene encoding 5'/3'-nucleotidase SurE, giving the protein MTSDRPLKLLISNDDGISALGVRTLANTLATAGHQVIVVCPDGERSATGHGLTLHHPIRAEQVEGIFHPDVIAWSCSGTPADSVKFALSAVLKERPDLVLAGINHGSNLGTDILYSGTVSAAMEGLIEGIPSIAVSLASFKACDFQPAADFALTLVRKVALNPFSIPTLLNVNVPPVSSAEIKGVKITRQGLRRYEETFEKRLDPRGKSYYWLIGEVVEDIEQPDYSHLPPQVPTDVRAIGENFITITPLQYNLTDVQGFQHLYGNSWFD; this is encoded by the coding sequence ATGACTAGCGATCGCCCTTTAAAACTACTAATCAGTAACGATGACGGCATTTCCGCTCTAGGAGTCCGCACCCTCGCTAACACCCTCGCTACTGCGGGCCATCAAGTCATCGTAGTTTGTCCAGACGGCGAGCGCTCTGCTACCGGTCATGGCTTAACCCTACACCATCCCATCCGGGCCGAACAGGTGGAAGGAATTTTTCACCCCGATGTGATTGCTTGGTCTTGCTCGGGAACTCCCGCCGATTCGGTGAAATTTGCCCTTAGTGCCGTCCTCAAAGAGCGTCCCGATTTAGTTTTAGCCGGCATTAACCACGGGTCTAATCTCGGCACCGATATCCTCTATTCTGGCACGGTTTCCGCGGCCATGGAGGGCTTAATCGAAGGTATTCCCAGTATTGCTGTTAGTCTGGCTAGTTTTAAAGCCTGTGATTTCCAACCGGCCGCCGATTTTGCCCTCACTTTAGTCAGGAAAGTTGCCCTTAACCCTTTTTCTATTCCCACTTTACTCAATGTGAACGTCCCTCCGGTTAGTAGTGCCGAAATCAAGGGGGTGAAAATCACTAGGCAGGGATTGCGACGCTACGAGGAAACCTTCGAGAAAAGACTGGATCCTAGGGGTAAAAGTTATTACTGGTTAATTGGGGAAGTGGTGGAAGATATCGAACAACCGGACTACAGCCATTTACCCCCGCAAGTGCCTACGGATGTGCGCGCTATTGGCGAGAATTTTATCACCATCACGCCCCTACAATACAATTTAACTGATGTGCAGGGTTTTCAACATTTGTACGGAAATTCTTGGTTTGATTGA
- the prmA gene encoding 50S ribosomal protein L11 methyltransferase: MSNSWWEITVLCEPSLEETVFWRLEDFGCSGTATAKKQSSLEVKAYIPEIKAQLPDLEALSLWLKQDALILGFPEPVTSWQLMDEEDWASSWKQHWQISEIGDRFLICPAWLNPPENNQRLVIKIDPGSAFGTGTHPTTQLCLESLEMRLSSHPENKIIADIGCGSGILAIGAILLGAKKVYAVDIDPLAVSATGSNRHLNGINPENLAINQGSVEELLELIPDGVDGIVCNILAETIIALMPAITRLAKPTTWGILSGILVTQAQAVTDILEPQGWTVAALWKRQEWCGLQIRRTVD; this comes from the coding sequence ATGTCTAATAGTTGGTGGGAAATTACGGTTTTGTGCGAACCTAGTCTCGAAGAAACGGTTTTCTGGAGACTGGAAGATTTTGGCTGTTCGGGAACGGCCACTGCTAAAAAACAATCCTCTTTGGAGGTTAAGGCCTACATACCGGAAATTAAAGCGCAATTGCCCGATTTAGAGGCACTAAGCCTCTGGTTAAAGCAGGATGCTTTGATTTTAGGTTTTCCCGAACCTGTCACCAGTTGGCAGTTAATGGACGAGGAAGACTGGGCCAGCAGTTGGAAACAACATTGGCAAATTAGCGAGATCGGCGATCGCTTTTTGATCTGTCCTGCTTGGTTAAATCCCCCGGAAAATAACCAGAGATTGGTGATTAAAATTGACCCCGGTTCCGCTTTTGGCACGGGAACCCACCCCACCACCCAATTATGTCTAGAATCCCTAGAAATGCGTTTAAGTAGCCATCCAGAGAATAAAATTATCGCCGATATCGGTTGTGGTTCCGGCATACTGGCGATCGGGGCGATTTTATTAGGAGCGAAAAAAGTTTATGCTGTCGATATAGATCCCCTGGCGGTGAGTGCGACAGGCAGTAATCGCCATCTCAACGGGATTAACCCCGAAAATTTAGCTATTAATCAGGGTAGTGTCGAGGAGTTGTTAGAATTAATTCCCGATGGTGTTGATGGCATAGTTTGTAATATTTTAGCCGAGACAATTATCGCTTTAATGCCCGCAATCACCCGTCTGGCAAAACCCACCACTTGGGGAATTTTAAGCGGCATCCTCGTCACCCAAGCACAAGCGGTTACAGATATTTTAGAACCCCAAGGCTGGACAGTGGCTGCCCTATGGAAACGTCAAGAATGGTGTGGTCTTCAAATTCGTCGCACCGTGGATTAG
- the serA gene encoding phosphoglycerate dehydrogenase, with protein MAKVLVSDSIDPVGVEILSQVAQVDVKTGLSAEEIIQIIPEYDALMLRSSTRVTKEIVEAGSKLQIIGRAGVGVDNIDVPAATRQGIIVVNSPEGNTIAAAEHALAMMLSLSRHIPDANQSVKANKWERNRFIGTEVYKKNLGVVGLGKIGSHVAKVARSLGMKILAYDPFISKERADQLGCTLVDLELLFAESDFITLHVPKTSETQHLIGRETLAKMKPTVRIINCSRGGIIDELALIEALESGRIAGAALDVFEQEPLGESRLRELSNVILTPHLGASTTEAQVGVAVDVAEQIRDVLLGLPARSAVNIPGLTPDVMEKLRPYLQLAETMGNLVSQLAGGRCDSLNVRLQGELATKDSQPLVVAAIKGLLSQALRERVNYVNAAIEAKERGIRVIETRDASTRDYSGSIHLEANGSMGTHSVTGALLSTGEIRITDLDEFPINVPPSNHMLFTLHQDMPGIIGKIGALLGSFNVNIASMQVGRKIIRGDAVMALSLDDPLPEGLLSEITKVPGIRDAYTVKL; from the coding sequence ATGGCCAAAGTTCTGGTATCCGATTCGATCGATCCGGTAGGAGTAGAAATTCTGTCACAGGTTGCCCAAGTGGACGTGAAAACAGGACTATCTGCCGAGGAAATCATTCAAATTATCCCCGAATACGACGCGCTGATGCTCCGTTCCAGTACCCGCGTCACCAAAGAAATCGTCGAAGCGGGCAGCAAACTGCAAATTATCGGCCGCGCGGGGGTAGGAGTCGATAATATCGATGTTCCTGCGGCCACTCGTCAGGGTATTATTGTCGTTAACTCTCCCGAAGGTAACACGATCGCCGCTGCCGAACACGCCTTGGCCATGATGTTATCCCTTTCCCGTCATATTCCCGATGCCAATCAGTCGGTAAAAGCGAATAAATGGGAAAGAAATCGCTTTATCGGCACAGAAGTTTATAAAAAGAACCTAGGAGTCGTCGGTTTAGGTAAAATTGGCTCCCACGTCGCCAAAGTGGCTAGATCCCTAGGCATGAAAATTCTCGCCTACGATCCCTTTATTTCCAAAGAACGCGCCGATCAACTCGGTTGCACCCTGGTGGATCTGGAATTACTCTTTGCTGAGTCCGATTTTATCACCCTCCACGTCCCGAAAACTTCCGAAACCCAGCATCTCATCGGTCGGGAAACCCTCGCTAAGATGAAACCCACGGTCCGCATCATTAACTGTTCCAGAGGCGGCATTATCGACGAGTTGGCTTTAATTGAAGCCCTCGAATCCGGTAGAATCGCCGGGGCAGCCTTGGATGTATTTGAACAGGAACCCTTAGGCGAATCTAGATTAAGAGAATTGTCTAACGTCATTCTCACTCCCCACCTAGGTGCCTCGACTACGGAAGCACAGGTTGGTGTGGCTGTTGATGTGGCCGAACAAATTCGCGATGTCCTCCTCGGGTTGCCAGCGCGTTCGGCCGTTAATATCCCCGGACTAACTCCTGATGTTATGGAAAAACTGCGCCCTTACCTGCAATTAGCGGAAACTATGGGTAATCTTGTCAGTCAGTTGGCAGGAGGTCGCTGTGACTCGTTAAATGTCCGTTTACAGGGAGAATTGGCCACTAAAGACAGTCAACCTCTGGTGGTAGCGGCCATTAAGGGCTTACTTTCCCAAGCCCTCCGGGAACGGGTAAACTATGTTAATGCGGCGATCGAAGCTAAGGAACGCGGTATCCGGGTAATCGAAACCCGGGATGCTTCCACCCGGGACTATTCGGGATCGATTCATTTGGAAGCTAATGGTTCCATGGGAACCCATTCCGTCACCGGAGCGCTGTTAAGTACGGGAGAAATCCGCATTACTGACCTCGATGAGTTCCCCATTAACGTGCCACCGAGTAATCATATGTTATTCACCCTTCACCAGGATATGCCTGGTATTATTGGCAAAATTGGCGCACTTTTAGGTAGTTTTAACGTCAATATCGCCAGTATGCAGGTAGGACGCAAAATTATTCGCGGTGATGCGGTTATGGCCCTGAGTCTCGATGATCCTCTACCAGAAGGTCTGCTCTCGGAAATTACTAAAGTCCCCGGTATCCGCGATGCTTACACAGTAAAACTCTAG